In Humulus lupulus chromosome 7, drHumLupu1.1, whole genome shotgun sequence, the following are encoded in one genomic region:
- the LOC133791487 gene encoding uncharacterized protein LOC133791487 — protein MSINKTWINNSNKFSDEYVAGAFAFVERAQQFVDTRGLVKCPCNKCLNIELQTIGVLESHLFENGFLRSYTNWYWHGEEEIIPTNRVVHQCHEDDMMDVLNDIAQPNNCEDDENEVDEEIPPASECRGTSQYYNDLFAEMESPLFPGCEKYTSLNFVAKLMHFKVLGKIPNKIFDGILELLEDAFPSPNKIPKSHYAAKRLMRKLGLGYESIHVCKHDCALFWKENAGKHKCPICGEDRWVDKNTKGKKVPQKVMRYFPLTPRLMRKYASKHISQHMRWHHEGRVKEDGIMRHPADGKAWKDFDRSNPAFAMEPRNVRLGLAADGFNPFGNMSLSYSMWPVVLTTYNLPPWLCMKETNFMLTLLIPGPHSPGKDFDVFLRPLVDELKELWVNGVQTRDVVDGSFFKLRAVLLWTINDFPARSSLSGWSGQGYTACPTCNVSTPSVRLQNKVAFYGHRHFLPMGHQIRKKKKLYGSVEKRPPPEEFSTEAIFTQMNFMPESLPGKHVSYGGQKRKRTKEQVRWRKKSIFFELPYWANMKLRHNLDVMHVEKNVCDSLVGTIVGLENKTKDTVSARVDLEKMKIRPELHLRMVNGRMEKPAAKYTFIPENRHKFCRFLKSVKFPDGFASNLRKNVIENDNKITGLKSHDCHVILQRLFPIGVHSFLEKPIAKTIIDLCTFFKIICARTLIVSDLEKVKTSIVEILCGLEIIFPPAFFDVMVHLMIHLPQEAINGGVETRFNRPDRNVDAIPSLKKLSVFQSQGRPIGKKTLTTLDDELKKTAEWYILNNCIEILPYIHGVENLDQLQKKEFPMWFYNKLYNLRQAGSAEASEELFSLASGSSNLVSSYTGCIVNGVRFLCYDRDKNLKTQNSGVLVPGVDNKNFYGQLEEVIVMSYLAGCSVVLFKCKWFDTDPTKSRMKHENNITSIFTKFEWYKDDKFILATQAKQIFYLDDLKNDRDWKIVEEVHHRNVWDTPATDEQLDPIEIDVMHDTISSDFQLFVDLGPLPEINFCRRDQSPYVVNVDTPIVQMY, from the exons ATGTCGATCAACAAGACTTGgattaataattcaaataaattttcTGATGAGTATGTTGCTGGAGCGTTTGCATTTGTTGAGAGAGCTCAACAATTTGTGGATACAAGGGGACTAGTGAAGTGTCCTTGTAACAAGTGTCTTAATATCGAATTGCAAACGATTGGTGTGCTAGAAAGTCATCTTTTTGAGAATGGTTTTCTACGAAGTTATACAAATTGGTACTGGCATGGAGAGGAGGAAATAATACCGACCAATAGAGTAGTCCACCAATGTCACGAGGACGACATGATGGATGTTCTTAATGATATAGCACAACCTAACAATTGTGAAGATGATGAGAATGAGGTTGATGAAGAGATACCACCAGCATCAGAATGCAGAGGTACTAGCCAATACTATAATGACTTATTTGCCGAGATGGAGTCTCCGTTATTCCCAGGGTGTGAAAAATACACATCTTTGAATTTCGTAGCTAAGttgatgcatttcaaagtgttggggaAAATTCCTAACAAAATTTTTGATGGAATCTTGGAGTTGTTAGAAGATGCATTCCCATCTCCAAATAAGATACCAAAGTCACATTATGCGGCGAAGAGGTTGATGAGGAAATTGGGTTTGGGTTACGAGTCAATCCATGTTTGTAAGCATGATTGTGCATTGTTTTGGAAGGAAAATGCTGGAAAACACAAGTGTCCAATTTGTGGGGAGGATCGTTGGGTGGATAAAAATACCAAGGGGAAGAAAGTGCCCCAAAAAGTTATGCGTTATTTTCCATTGACCCCTCGGTTGATGCGAAAATATGCATCAAAGCAcatttctcaacatatgagatggcatcatgAAGGGCGTGTTAAAGAAGATGGTATCATGCGTCATCCTGCAGATGGGAAAGCATGGAAGGATTTTGATCGTAGCAATCCAGCGTTTGCAATGGAACCTAGGAATGTGCGCCTTGGATTGGCTGCTGATGGATTCAATCCTTTTGGAAATATGAGTTTGTCTTATAGCATGTGGCCGGTTGTGTTAACGACTTACAACTTGCCACCGTGGTTATGCATGAAAGAGACTAACTTTATGTTGACTTTATTAATTCCTGGTCCACATTCACCtggaaaagattttgatgttttcttaaggcCATTGGTTGATGAGTTGAAGGAATTATGGGTGAACGGTGTTCAGACTCGGGATGTTGTTGATGGTAGTTTTTTTAAGCTTCGAGCAGTTTTATTGTGGACTATAAATGATTTTCCAGCGAGGAGTAGTctttctggatggagtggtcaaggTTACACTGCTTGTCCTACTTGCAATGTATCAACACCATCAGTTCGTTTGCAAAATAAGGTTGCATTTTACGGTCACAGACATTTTTTACCAATGGGACACCAAATTAGAAAAAAGAAGAAGTTATATGGTTCAGTTGAGAAAAGACCACCTCCAGAGGAATTTAGCACTGAAGCTATTTTCACACAAATGAATTTTATGCCTGAAtctcttcctggtaagcatgtTAGCTACGGTGGACAAAAAAGGAAACGCACAAAAGAGCAAGTTCGTTGGCGTAAAAAAAGCATTTTctttgagctcccatattgggccaaTATGAAGTTGCGACATAACCTAGacgtcatgcatgttgagaaaaatgtatGCGACAGCTTAGTTGGCACAATAGTCGGGTTGGAAAATAAGACCAAAGATACAGTTAGCGCTAGAGTAGatttggagaagatgaagataaGGCCAGAATTGCATCTGAGAATGGTAAATGGTCGAATGGAAAAGCCAGCAGCGAAATACACATTTATTCCTGAAAATCGGCATAAGTTTTGTCGATTTTTGAAATCAGTCAAATTTCCAGATGGGTTTGCATCTAATCTAAGGAAGAATGTGATTGAAAATGACAATAAGATTACTGGATTGAAATCCCACGATTGTCATGTCATATTGCAACGTCTTTTTCCAATTGGTGTTCATTCATTCCTAGAAAAACCAATTGCCAAGACCATTATTGACTTGTGCACTTTCTTCAAGATTATTTGTGCTAGAACTCTGATTGTTTCTGATTTGGAGAAAGTGAAAACATCAATTGTTGAAATTCTTTGCGGACTAGAAATCATTTTTCCGCCAGCGTTTTTTGATGTTATGGTTCACCTAATGATACATTTGCCTCAAGAAGCAATAAATGGAG GGGTGGAAACAAGGTTTAATCGTCCAGATAGAAATGTTGATGCAATTCCATCACTAAAGAAGTTGTCTGTGTTTCAATCTCAAGGTCGTCCGATCGGTAAGAAGACACTAACAACTTTGGACGATGAACTTAAAAAAACTGCTGAGTGGTACATTCTCAACAATTGCATTGAGATTCTCCCATATATTCA TGGTGTTGAAAACCTAGATCAATTACAGAAAAAGGAGTTCCCCATGTGGTTTTACAATAAGCTTTACAATCTTCGACAAGCAGGATCTGCAGAAGCTTCTGAAGAGTTATTCTCCTTAGCAAGCGGCTCCTCTAATCTTGTTTCTTCATACACTGGGTGTATTGTCAATGGAGTTCGATTTTTGTGTTATGATAGAGATAAAAATTTGAAAACTCAAAACAGTGGTGTCTTAGTACCCGGAGTAGACAACAAAAATTTCTACGGGCAATTAGAAGAGGTTATAGTGATGTCATACCTTGctggttgttctgttgtattatttaagtgtaAATGGTTTGATACAGATCCTACCAAGAGTAGGATGAAGCATGAAAATAATATAACCAGTATATTTACTAAGTTCGAGTGGTACAAAGATGACAAGTTTATCTTGGCAACTCAGGCAAAACAAATTTTCTATCTTGATGATTTGAAAAATGACC